From Ramlibacter tataouinensis, the proteins below share one genomic window:
- the lpxK gene encoding tetraacyldisaccharide 4'-kinase has product MGAALQRAWLRRGALAWLLWPLSLLFALLAALRRGAFRAGLLRAEHVGVPVVIIGNVIAGGSGKTPIVRAVTEHLKARGLRVGVVSRGYGRTGDDCREVRPDSQAREVGDEPLLIARSCGVPVFVARRRAEAARALLHEHPRTQLIVSDDGLQHYALARDLEICVFDDRGVGNGWLLPAGPLREPWPRPVDLVLRTPGAAVRPGFEVRRRLGAQAWRADGTRVALDSLRGREFCALAGIANPEVFFTMLREAGLAPARTIALPDHHDFAQPPDFPGELVCTEKDAVKLWRSRPDAWAVPLEVAIEDGFWRAFDRLVDAKL; this is encoded by the coding sequence ATGGGGGCTGCGCTGCAGCGCGCCTGGCTGCGCCGCGGCGCGCTGGCCTGGCTGCTGTGGCCGCTGTCCCTGCTGTTCGCCCTGCTGGCGGCCCTGCGGCGCGGCGCCTTTCGCGCGGGGCTGCTGCGGGCCGAACATGTCGGTGTGCCGGTCGTGATCATCGGCAACGTGATCGCCGGCGGCTCGGGCAAGACACCGATCGTGCGCGCCGTGACCGAACACCTGAAGGCGCGAGGCCTGCGAGTCGGCGTGGTTTCACGCGGCTACGGGCGCACCGGCGACGACTGCCGTGAAGTCCGCCCGGACAGCCAGGCGCGCGAGGTGGGCGACGAGCCGCTGCTGATCGCGCGCTCCTGCGGCGTGCCCGTGTTCGTGGCGCGCCGGCGCGCCGAAGCAGCGCGCGCCCTGCTCCATGAACATCCCCGCACGCAGCTGATCGTCAGCGATGACGGCCTGCAGCACTACGCGCTGGCGCGCGACCTCGAGATCTGCGTGTTCGACGACCGTGGCGTCGGCAACGGCTGGCTGCTGCCGGCCGGCCCGCTGCGCGAACCCTGGCCGCGGCCCGTGGACCTGGTGCTGCGCACGCCGGGGGCCGCGGTCAGGCCGGGCTTCGAGGTGCGGCGCCGGCTGGGCGCACAGGCGTGGCGCGCCGACGGCACGCGGGTCGCGCTGGACTCGCTGCGCGGGCGCGAGTTTTGCGCACTGGCGGGCATCGCCAATCCGGAAGTCTTCTTCACGATGCTGCGCGAGGCCGGCCTGGCACCGGCACGCACCATCGCCCTGCCCGATCACCACGACTTCGCGCAGCCGCCGGACTTCCCCGGCGAGCTCGTCTGCACCGAGAAGGATGCTGTCAAGCTGTGGCGCAGCCGGCCCGACGCATGGGCGGTGCCGCTGGAGGTGGCCATCGAAGACGGCTTCTGGCGTGCCTTCGACCGCCTGGTGGATGCGAAGCTATGA
- a CDS encoding Trm112 family protein: MDHKLLALLVCPVTKGHLDYDRNRQELISRSARLAYPIRDGIPIMLEEQARTLSDEELEQMPARTPLV; encoded by the coding sequence ATGGACCACAAACTGCTCGCACTGCTGGTCTGCCCCGTGACCAAGGGGCACCTGGACTACGACCGCAACCGGCAGGAGCTGATCTCGCGCAGCGCGCGGCTCGCCTACCCGATCCGCGACGGCATTCCCATCATGCTGGAGGAGCAGGCCCGCACGCTCAGCGACGAGGAACTCGAGCAAATGCCGGCGCGTACGCCGCTGGTCTAA
- the kdsB gene encoding 3-deoxy-manno-octulosonate cytidylyltransferase: MTFTVLIPARLASTRLPDKPLADIGGLPMVVRVARQAQKSSAARVVVAADHPSIVSACTAHEVEAVLTRADHPSGSDRLAEACERLGLDGQDAVVNVQGDEPLIDPGLIDAVAGLLDARREASMSTAAHPIEDVADLANPNVVKVVLDAQGMALYFSRATIPWWRDGFAGGIAALPPTALLRHVGIYGYRASFLRGFPRLPQAPIETAEALEQLRALWHGHRIAVHITSRAPGSGVDTPQDLARVRELFDAGGAAR; this comes from the coding sequence ATGACGTTCACCGTCCTCATTCCCGCTCGCCTGGCCTCCACCCGGCTGCCTGACAAGCCCCTGGCCGACATCGGTGGCCTGCCCATGGTCGTTCGCGTGGCGCGGCAGGCGCAGAAGTCTTCGGCCGCCAGGGTGGTGGTGGCGGCGGACCACCCGAGCATCGTCTCGGCCTGCACCGCGCATGAGGTGGAAGCCGTGCTGACGCGCGCCGACCATCCCTCCGGCAGCGACCGCCTGGCCGAAGCCTGCGAGCGTCTGGGCCTGGATGGCCAGGATGCGGTGGTCAACGTGCAGGGCGACGAGCCACTGATCGACCCGGGGCTGATTGACGCCGTCGCCGGCCTGCTCGATGCGCGCCGCGAAGCCAGCATGAGCACCGCAGCACATCCGATCGAGGACGTGGCCGACCTGGCCAATCCGAACGTGGTCAAGGTGGTGCTGGACGCCCAAGGCATGGCGCTGTACTTCAGCCGTGCCACGATTCCGTGGTGGCGCGACGGCTTTGCCGGCGGCATCGCCGCCCTGCCGCCCACGGCCCTGCTGCGGCACGTCGGCATCTATGGCTACCGCGCCAGCTTCCTGCGCGGGTTCCCGCGCCTGCCGCAGGCGCCGATCGAAACGGCCGAGGCACTGGAGCAGCTGCGCGCCCTGTGGCACGGCCACCGCATCGCGGTGCACATCACCAGCCGCGCGCCCGGCAGCGGGGTGGACACGCCGCAAGACCTGGCACGCGTGCGCGAGCTGTTTGACGCCGGCGGCGCGGCACGCTGA
- the adk gene encoding adenylate kinase: MRLILLGAPGAGKGTQAAFICQKYGIPQISTGDMLRAAVKAGSPLGLAAKKVMDSGALVSDDIIIGLVKERIAQPDCANGFLFDGFPRTIPQADALKAADVKLDYVLEIDVPFEAIIERMSGRRSHTASGRTYHVKFNPPKVPGVDDVTGEPLIQRDDDKEETVRKRLEVYAAQTRPLVDYYANWAKTDPAKAPKYRVISGMGSVEDITGRAMQALEN, from the coding sequence ATGAGACTGATCTTGTTGGGAGCGCCCGGTGCAGGCAAGGGAACGCAGGCCGCGTTCATCTGCCAGAAGTACGGCATCCCGCAAATCTCCACCGGCGACATGCTGCGCGCAGCCGTCAAGGCGGGCAGCCCCCTCGGTCTGGCGGCCAAGAAAGTCATGGATTCCGGCGCCCTGGTCAGCGACGACATCATCATCGGGCTGGTGAAGGAACGCATCGCGCAGCCTGACTGCGCCAACGGCTTTCTCTTCGATGGCTTCCCCCGCACGATTCCGCAGGCCGACGCCCTGAAGGCCGCCGACGTCAAGCTCGATTACGTGCTCGAGATCGACGTGCCCTTCGAGGCCATCATCGAGCGCATGAGCGGCCGCCGCTCGCATACCGCGTCCGGACGCACCTACCACGTCAAGTTCAACCCGCCCAAAGTGCCCGGCGTGGACGACGTGACAGGCGAGCCCCTGATCCAGCGCGATGACGACAAGGAAGAGACCGTCAGGAAGCGCCTGGAGGTCTACGCGGCCCAAACGCGCCCGCTGGTGGACTACTACGCCAACTGGGCCAAGACCGATCCGGCCAAGGCACCGAAATACCGCGTGATCAGCGGCATGGGCTCGGTCGAGGACATCACGGGCCGCGCCATGCAGGCGCTCGAGAACTGA
- a CDS encoding DUF6152 family protein: protein MKRRTCVLAALALPFAARAHHGWSSFDQDRPLFLQGRVVAVKWQNPHAELVLELPAGYRVPAEVGSMQVPAQSATVDGKALLARAAAPTRQDRRWTIELAPLTRLEAWKLAPVQSGATIGVLGYPLKDEKEALVRAEYLYVDGKAYGLRSSPA, encoded by the coding sequence ATGAAGCGTCGTACCTGCGTGCTGGCCGCGTTGGCCCTGCCGTTCGCCGCGCGCGCGCACCATGGCTGGAGCAGCTTCGACCAGGACCGGCCGCTGTTCCTGCAGGGACGCGTGGTGGCCGTCAAATGGCAGAACCCGCACGCCGAACTCGTGCTGGAACTGCCGGCCGGCTATCGCGTACCGGCGGAGGTCGGGTCCATGCAGGTGCCGGCGCAGTCGGCCACGGTGGATGGCAAGGCCCTGCTGGCGCGCGCCGCGGCGCCCACGCGGCAGGATCGCCGCTGGACCATCGAGCTGGCGCCGCTCACCCGCCTGGAAGCCTGGAAGCTGGCGCCGGTGCAGTCCGGCGCGACGATCGGGGTGCTGGGGTATCCGCTCAAGGACGAAAAGGAGGCGCTGGTGCGCGCCGAATACCTTTACGTCGACGGCAAGGCGTACGGGCTGCGGTCCAGCCCGGCGTGA
- a CDS encoding asparaginase — MSEKKIVVLGTGGTLAGTSAAAGDNIGYTAAQIGVAQLLAAIPALRGLPLECEQVAQVDSKDMSFAIWRELARRCAHWLAQDEVAGIVVTHGTDTLEETAYFLQEVLCPAKPVVITCAMRPATALGPDGPQNIVDAVTVAAAGGARGVVAVCAGVIHGAREVMKVHHYRLDPFSSGDAGPLGYVEEGRLRLLREWPGGDVDLARVRLQKALSAPTWPRVEIVMSHAGASGATVRALAAQGIAGLVVAGTGNGTIHAELLDALLEAGKQGVTLLRASRCAEGGVIAGEKDLIPGTSLSPVKARVELMLALMP, encoded by the coding sequence GTGAGCGAGAAAAAAATCGTGGTTCTGGGCACCGGCGGCACCCTGGCGGGCACTTCCGCCGCGGCCGGCGACAACATCGGCTATACGGCGGCGCAGATCGGCGTGGCGCAGCTGCTGGCGGCCATCCCGGCCCTGCGCGGGCTGCCGCTCGAATGCGAGCAGGTCGCCCAGGTGGACAGCAAGGACATGAGCTTCGCCATCTGGCGCGAGCTGGCACGGCGCTGCGCGCACTGGCTTGCGCAGGACGAGGTCGCGGGCATCGTGGTCACGCACGGCACCGACACCCTGGAGGAAACGGCCTATTTCCTGCAGGAAGTGCTGTGCCCGGCCAAGCCGGTGGTGATCACCTGCGCCATGCGGCCGGCCACCGCCCTCGGCCCGGACGGGCCTCAGAACATCGTCGATGCGGTCACGGTGGCCGCAGCCGGGGGCGCGCGCGGCGTGGTCGCCGTGTGCGCGGGCGTGATCCACGGCGCGCGCGAGGTGATGAAAGTGCATCACTACCGGCTCGACCCGTTCAGCTCGGGCGATGCCGGGCCGCTCGGCTACGTCGAGGAAGGGCGGCTGCGGCTGCTGCGGGAGTGGCCGGGCGGCGACGTGGACCTGGCGCGCGTTCGGCTGCAGAAGGCCCTGTCGGCGCCAACGTGGCCGCGCGTGGAGATCGTCATGAGCCATGCCGGCGCCAGCGGCGCGACCGTCCGCGCCCTGGCAGCGCAGGGCATCGCGGGCCTGGTCGTCGCCGGCACCGGCAACGGCACCATCCACGCTGAACTGCTGGACGCGCTGCTCGAGGCCGGGAAGCAGGGCGTGACGCTCTTGCGCGCGAGCCGCTGCGCCGAGGGCGGCGTGATCGCCGGCGAGAAGGACTTGATCCCCGGCACGAGCCTGTCGCCGGTGAAGGCGCGTGTCGAGCTGATGCTGGCGCTGATGCCCTGA
- the lexA gene encoding transcriptional repressor LexA: protein MLDSPKLTARQQQILDLIESAIARTGAPPTRAEIAAELGFKSANAAEEHLQALARKGVIELVAGTSRGIRLRSDALRSINESRIKQFSLPLPSLAQLALPLVGRVAAGSPILAQEHVDQTYYVESSLFQRRPDYLLKVRGMSMRDAGIMDGDLLAVQATKDAKNGQIIVARLGDEVTVKRFRRNKHLIELHAENPDYPTIVVEPGEPFEIEGLAVGLIRNTMLM, encoded by the coding sequence ATGCTCGATTCGCCCAAGCTCACCGCCCGCCAGCAGCAGATCCTGGACCTGATCGAGAGCGCGATCGCTCGCACTGGCGCGCCGCCGACGCGCGCCGAGATCGCGGCTGAACTCGGCTTCAAGTCCGCCAACGCCGCCGAAGAGCATCTCCAGGCGCTGGCCCGCAAAGGCGTGATCGAACTCGTGGCCGGCACCTCGCGCGGCATCCGCCTGCGCAGCGATGCCCTTCGCTCCATCAACGAATCTCGCATCAAGCAGTTCTCCCTGCCGCTTCCCAGCCTGGCCCAACTCGCGCTGCCGCTGGTCGGGCGTGTGGCCGCAGGCTCGCCCATTCTCGCGCAGGAGCACGTGGACCAGACCTACTACGTGGAGAGCAGCCTGTTCCAGCGCCGGCCCGACTACCTGCTGAAGGTGCGCGGCATGTCGATGCGTGACGCCGGCATCATGGACGGCGACCTGCTCGCGGTACAGGCCACCAAGGACGCCAAGAACGGCCAGATCATCGTCGCGCGCCTGGGCGACGAGGTCACCGTCAAGCGCTTCCGCCGCAACAAGCACCTGATCGAACTGCACGCCGAGAACCCGGACTACCCCACCATCGTGGTGGAGCCGGGCGAACCCTTCGAGATCGAAGGCCTGGCCGTCGGCTTGATCCGCAACACCATGCTCATGTAG
- a CDS encoding DUF1993 family protein — protein sequence MTISMSSASLPIFRTALENLAHILDKGAAHAEARKFDPTVLLQYRLAPDMLPFARQIQIACDGPKNGAARIAGIEAPRYEDNEASFPELKARIQKTLDWLATVPADKMDGTEDKEITFPVGRDKTRTMKAEAYLKHWVLPNMFFHITTAYAILRHNGVELGKADYLAGSKA from the coding sequence ATGACGATTTCCATGTCTTCCGCGAGCCTGCCGATCTTCCGGACCGCACTCGAGAACCTGGCCCACATCCTCGACAAGGGTGCGGCCCACGCGGAAGCGCGCAAGTTCGACCCCACGGTGTTGCTGCAGTACCGGCTCGCGCCCGACATGCTGCCCTTCGCCCGGCAGATCCAGATCGCGTGCGACGGGCCGAAGAACGGCGCGGCGCGGATCGCCGGCATCGAGGCGCCGCGCTACGAAGACAACGAGGCGAGCTTTCCGGAGCTGAAGGCGAGAATCCAGAAGACACTGGACTGGCTGGCCACGGTGCCCGCCGACAAGATGGACGGCACGGAAGACAAGGAGATCACCTTCCCGGTGGGGCGCGACAAGACCCGCACCATGAAGGCCGAGGCCTATTTGAAGCACTGGGTGCTGCCCAACATGTTCTTCCACATCACGACCGCCTACGCGATCCTGCGCCACAACGGCGTGGAACTGGGCAAGGCTGACTATCTGGCTGGATCGAAGGCCTGA
- a CDS encoding D-2-hydroxyacid dehydrogenase family protein yields MNIVILDDYQDAVRKLRCASKLEDYPAKVYTNTVKGIGQLSVRLRDAEVIVLIRERTQITRQLLEKLPRLRLIAQTGRVGAHVDVQACTERGISVAEGVGSPVAPAELTWALIMAAMRRLPQYIATLKHGGWQQSGMKSASMPANFGLGMVLRGRTLGVWGYGKIGQLVAGYGKAFGMRVLVGGSQSSRERAVSDGFQAVGREELFQESDVLSLHLRLSEETTGIVTLEDLSRMKPTSLLVNTSRAELIEQDALIAGLNRGRPGMAAVDVFESEPILQGHALLRLENCICTPHIGYVELDSYELYFGAAFDNVVNFIRGTPTNIVNPGALQVRR; encoded by the coding sequence ATGAACATCGTGATCCTCGACGACTATCAGGACGCCGTGCGCAAGCTCAGGTGCGCGTCCAAGCTCGAAGACTACCCGGCGAAGGTCTACACCAACACGGTCAAGGGCATCGGGCAGCTGTCGGTGCGGCTGCGTGACGCCGAGGTCATCGTGCTCATTCGCGAACGCACGCAAATCACGCGCCAGCTGCTGGAGAAGCTCCCGCGCCTGCGCCTGATCGCGCAGACCGGACGCGTCGGCGCGCACGTCGACGTGCAAGCCTGCACCGAGCGCGGCATCTCGGTGGCCGAGGGCGTGGGCTCGCCGGTGGCGCCGGCCGAACTCACCTGGGCCCTCATCATGGCGGCGATGCGCAGGCTGCCGCAGTACATCGCCACGCTCAAGCACGGCGGCTGGCAGCAGTCGGGCATGAAGTCCGCATCGATGCCGGCCAACTTCGGGCTCGGCATGGTGCTGCGCGGACGCACGCTGGGCGTCTGGGGCTACGGCAAGATCGGCCAGCTGGTGGCTGGCTATGGCAAGGCCTTCGGGATGCGCGTGCTGGTCGGGGGCAGCCAGTCCTCGCGCGAGCGCGCCGTCAGCGACGGCTTCCAGGCGGTCGGCCGCGAGGAGCTGTTCCAGGAAAGCGACGTACTCAGCCTGCACCTGCGCCTGTCCGAGGAAACCACGGGCATCGTCACGCTCGAGGACCTGAGCCGGATGAAACCGACTTCGCTGCTGGTCAACACCTCGCGCGCCGAGCTGATCGAGCAGGACGCGCTGATCGCGGGCCTGAACCGCGGCCGCCCCGGCATGGCGGCGGTCGACGTGTTCGAGAGCGAGCCGATCCTGCAGGGACACGCCCTGCTGCGCCTGGAAAACTGCATCTGCACGCCGCACATCGGCTACGTCGAGCTGGACAGCTACGAGCTCTACTTCGGCGCCGCCTTCGACAACGTCGTCAATTTCATCCGCGGTACGCCGACCAACATCGTGAATCCCGGCGCGCTTCAAGTCAGGCGCTGA
- a CDS encoding MFS transporter encodes MPSTTSTAGAPAATTALPAVLWPLLFGNFVIGTGVMVVPGTLNDISSSLDISAATAGQLISAAALLMCLGAPLLAAVVAGWDRRRLLALSMVWYGLMHLACTASTTFAALLPLRVVTMLSPAIFTPQAAACVGLLVPEQQRGRAITFVFLGWSVASVLGMPIGAFVGGTLGWRSAFALVGIMSLASAWWVWRAMPDGVKPPALSAAAWAKTLRSPALMLCVLVTVLYAAGQFVLFSYFAPYYKHKIGITPGELSLLFLWFGAFGFIGNMLMSRNIDRVGASRSVMIGVGLMSVSLLAWPLGTSMVLAALISIPWALGCFSSNSAQQARLVAIAPALASASIALNSSAMYAGQALGAGAGGWMISRGGMDDLHWVGFAVLVLAMAVSAWATSFARPHRA; translated from the coding sequence TTGCCGTCCACCACCTCGACCGCCGGCGCGCCCGCCGCGACGACCGCCCTCCCCGCCGTCCTGTGGCCGCTGCTGTTCGGCAACTTCGTCATCGGCACCGGCGTGATGGTGGTGCCCGGCACGCTCAATGACATCAGCAGTTCGCTGGACATCTCGGCCGCGACGGCTGGGCAACTGATCTCGGCGGCTGCGCTGCTGATGTGCCTCGGTGCGCCCCTGCTTGCCGCAGTCGTTGCAGGCTGGGACCGCCGGCGCCTGCTCGCGCTGAGCATGGTCTGGTACGGCTTGATGCACTTGGCGTGCACGGCCTCGACCACATTCGCGGCGCTTCTGCCGCTGCGAGTTGTCACCATGCTCTCGCCCGCCATCTTCACGCCGCAGGCGGCTGCCTGCGTGGGCCTGCTGGTGCCCGAGCAGCAGCGCGGCCGGGCAATCACCTTTGTCTTCCTGGGCTGGTCGGTCGCCTCCGTGCTCGGCATGCCAATCGGGGCCTTCGTTGGCGGCACCCTGGGTTGGCGCAGTGCCTTTGCCCTGGTGGGCATCATGAGCCTGGCCAGTGCCTGGTGGGTGTGGCGCGCCATGCCCGATGGCGTGAAGCCGCCCGCGCTGTCCGCAGCGGCGTGGGCGAAGACCCTCCGCTCACCGGCCCTGATGCTCTGCGTGCTGGTCACGGTGCTATATGCCGCCGGGCAGTTCGTGCTGTTCTCGTATTTCGCGCCCTACTACAAGCACAAGATCGGGATCACACCGGGTGAGCTGAGCCTGCTTTTCCTGTGGTTCGGCGCATTCGGCTTCATCGGCAACATGCTGATGTCGCGCAACATCGACCGGGTCGGCGCGTCGCGCTCCGTCATGATCGGTGTGGGCCTGATGTCGGTGAGCCTGCTCGCGTGGCCGCTGGGTACCAGCATGGTGCTGGCGGCGCTCATCTCCATCCCCTGGGCACTGGGGTGCTTCTCTTCCAATTCCGCCCAGCAAGCGCGGCTGGTGGCGATTGCGCCGGCTCTGGCCTCCGCATCGATCGCGCTGAACAGCTCGGCCATGTACGCGGGCCAGGCGCTGGGCGCCGGCGCCGGCGGCTGGATGATCTCGCGCGGCGGCATGGACGACCTGCACTGGGTGGGCTTCGCAGTCCTGGTGCTCGCCATGGCGGTGAGCGCCTGGGCCACAAGCTTCGCCCGCCCACATCGCGCCTGA
- a CDS encoding 3-hydroxyacyl-CoA dehydrogenase yields the protein MTLTYKTVGVVGAGAMGRGIAQIAAQAGSTVRLYDTQPEAVAKAAAELASQWDRLQEKGRMDEAAVRGCKDRLKPAGALQDLADCEMVVEAIVERLDVKKSVFGQLEDITGGKAVLVTNTSSLSVTAIAAGLKHPQRFAGYHFFNPVPLMKVVEVIAGLKTDPQVCAQLAAYARDMGHTPVQAQDTPGFIVNHAGRGYGTEALRIAGEGVADFATIDRILRDQVGFKLGPFELLDLTALDVSHPVMESIYHQYYDEPRYRPHVITAQRLAGGVVGRKVGEGFYKYADGKPQLPPEPAVPKVDELPPVWVSTRAARRPELYQLLKDLGAKVETGQSPSMNALTLVAPLGFDVTTVAVVERLDPARTVGIDLLVEDAATKRRVLATNPATRADMRDAAHALFARDGKAVSVIRDSGGFVTQRVVATIANIASDICQQRICSPKDLETAVTLGLGYPLGPLAMGDRWGPANILEVLFNLQTVYGDPRYRPSPWLRRRGAIGLSLLHEED from the coding sequence ATGACCTTGACATACAAGACCGTGGGCGTCGTGGGCGCAGGCGCCATGGGCCGCGGTATCGCCCAGATCGCGGCGCAGGCCGGCAGCACCGTGCGCCTGTACGACACCCAGCCCGAAGCCGTCGCCAAGGCGGCGGCGGAGCTCGCTTCGCAATGGGACCGCCTGCAGGAAAAGGGCCGGATGGACGAAGCCGCCGTGCGCGGATGCAAGGACAGGCTCAAACCCGCGGGCGCGCTGCAGGACCTGGCCGACTGCGAGATGGTGGTCGAAGCCATCGTCGAGCGGCTCGACGTGAAGAAGTCCGTCTTCGGGCAGCTCGAGGACATCACCGGCGGCAAGGCGGTCCTGGTCACCAACACCTCGTCGCTTTCGGTCACCGCGATCGCCGCCGGGCTGAAGCACCCGCAGCGATTTGCCGGCTATCACTTCTTCAATCCGGTGCCGTTGATGAAAGTGGTCGAAGTCATCGCCGGGCTGAAGACCGACCCGCAGGTCTGCGCCCAGCTGGCGGCCTATGCGCGCGACATGGGCCACACCCCGGTGCAGGCCCAGGACACGCCCGGCTTCATCGTCAACCACGCCGGCCGCGGCTACGGCACCGAGGCACTGCGCATCGCCGGTGAAGGCGTCGCCGACTTCGCGACCATCGACCGCATCCTCCGCGACCAGGTCGGCTTCAAGCTGGGGCCGTTCGAACTGCTGGACCTCACGGCGCTGGATGTCTCGCATCCGGTGATGGAGTCGATCTACCACCAGTACTACGACGAGCCGCGCTACCGACCGCACGTGATCACCGCGCAGCGGCTGGCCGGCGGCGTCGTGGGCCGCAAGGTCGGCGAAGGCTTCTACAAGTACGCAGACGGCAAGCCGCAGCTGCCGCCCGAGCCCGCTGTGCCGAAGGTCGACGAGCTGCCGCCGGTGTGGGTGTCCACGCGCGCGGCCCGTCGCCCGGAGCTGTACCAGTTGCTGAAGGACCTGGGCGCCAAGGTCGAAACCGGCCAGTCGCCCTCGATGAACGCGCTGACCCTGGTCGCGCCGTTGGGATTCGACGTGACCACCGTTGCGGTGGTCGAACGGCTCGACCCGGCGCGCACCGTGGGCATCGACCTGCTGGTGGAGGACGCCGCCACCAAGCGCCGGGTGCTGGCCACCAACCCCGCCACCCGGGCCGACATGCGCGATGCCGCGCACGCGCTGTTCGCGCGTGACGGCAAGGCGGTGAGCGTGATCCGCGACTCGGGCGGCTTCGTCACGCAGCGTGTGGTCGCCACCATCGCCAACATCGCCAGCGACATCTGCCAGCAGCGCATCTGCAGTCCCAAGGACCTGGAAACCGCGGTGACACTGGGCCTGGGCTACCCGCTGGGGCCCCTGGCCATGGGCGACCGCTGGGGCCCGGCCAACATCCTGGAAGTGCTGTTCAACCTGCAGACCGTGTATGGCGATCCACGCTACCGTCCCAGCCCCTGGCTGCGGCGGCGCGGCGCGATCGGCCTGTCGCTCCTGCACGAAGAAGACTAA
- a CDS encoding oxepin-CoA hydrolase, alternative type: MTAELKSTSQGRTMVLAISNPEHRNALGPEMYAAGVEALNVAESNPEVRSVVITGEGSMFCAGGNLNRLQANRREPPEVQAQSIENLHNWIEAIRTFPKPVIAAVEGAAAGAGFSLCLACDLIVAAEDAVFVMAYSSVGLSPDGGASWQLARALPRPLVSELLMNAERIGAARLHALGLVNRVTAPGGALDEALALAEKLNDRAPNALASIKELMNEAPEASLNRHLASERDHFVKNLHHANAGIGIAAFLAKEKPRFK, from the coding sequence ATGACCGCCGAACTCAAGAGCACCAGCCAGGGCCGCACCATGGTGCTGGCCATCTCCAACCCGGAGCATCGCAACGCGCTGGGCCCCGAGATGTACGCGGCGGGGGTGGAGGCACTGAACGTGGCCGAATCGAACCCGGAGGTGCGCAGCGTCGTGATCACCGGCGAGGGTTCCATGTTCTGCGCCGGCGGCAACCTGAACCGGCTGCAGGCCAACCGGCGCGAACCGCCCGAGGTGCAGGCGCAGAGCATCGAAAACCTGCACAACTGGATCGAGGCCATCCGCACCTTTCCCAAGCCGGTGATCGCGGCGGTCGAGGGTGCGGCGGCCGGCGCGGGATTTTCGCTGTGCCTGGCGTGCGACTTAATCGTGGCCGCAGAGGACGCGGTATTCGTCATGGCCTACAGCAGCGTCGGCCTGTCACCCGACGGCGGCGCGAGCTGGCAGCTCGCGCGCGCCCTGCCCCGCCCGCTGGTCAGCGAACTGCTCATGAACGCCGAGCGGATCGGCGCCGCGCGACTGCATGCGCTGGGCCTGGTCAACCGCGTCACGGCCCCCGGCGGCGCCCTGGACGAGGCGCTGGCGCTGGCCGAGAAGCTGAACGACCGCGCTCCCAACGCGCTGGCGAGCATCAAGGAACTCATGAACGAGGCGCCCGAGGCCAGCCTCAACCGCCACCTCGCCAGCGAACGCGACCATTTCGTGAAGAACCTGCATCACGCCAACGCCGGCATCGGCATCGCGGCTTTCCTGGCCAAAGAGAAGCCGCGCTTCAAGTAA
- a CDS encoding Crp/Fnr family transcriptional regulator — protein sequence MDEPILTIDEREAINSGRWFSSLSPSLRHDILRCAYVKRYKDGELICARGDSADAWSAVARGAVRVSSTSITGKQVTFTYVEPGIWFGDIAIFDGDRRTHDAFAHGDTTLLSVSRADLKKIMAQHLELYDALLKLQARRIRQLFGLVEDLNTLPLRARLAKQLTHLVRSYGVPSLSDAGEVRIGLQLAQEELAQLLGASRQRVNQELKAMEREEVIRIEPGGLVVRNRDALMRIIDSEK from the coding sequence ATGGACGAGCCCATTCTTACCATTGACGAAAGAGAGGCGATCAATTCCGGTCGCTGGTTTTCGTCACTATCACCCTCCCTGCGCCACGACATCCTGCGATGCGCCTACGTCAAACGTTACAAGGACGGCGAGCTGATCTGCGCGCGCGGCGACTCGGCCGACGCATGGAGCGCGGTGGCGCGCGGCGCGGTGCGGGTGAGCTCGACCTCGATCACCGGCAAGCAGGTGACTTTCACCTATGTGGAGCCGGGCATCTGGTTCGGCGACATCGCGATCTTCGACGGCGACCGGCGCACCCACGATGCGTTCGCACATGGCGACACGACCCTGCTGTCGGTCTCGCGTGCGGACCTCAAGAAAATCATGGCGCAGCACCTGGAGCTGTACGACGCGCTGCTGAAGCTGCAGGCGCGCCGTATCCGGCAACTGTTCGGCCTGGTCGAGGACCTCAACACCCTGCCCCTGCGGGCCCGGCTGGCCAAGCAGCTGACGCACCTGGTGCGCAGCTACGGCGTACCCTCGCTTTCGGACGCGGGCGAAGTGCGCATCGGGCTGCAGCTCGCGCAGGAGGAACTGGCGCAACTGCTCGGCGCTTCGCGCCAGCGCGTGAACCAGGAACTCAAGGCCATGGAACGCGAGGAAGTGATCCGCATCGAGCCCGGCGGGCTGGTGGTGCGCAACCGCGACGCCCTCATGCGCATCATTGACTCCGAGAAGTAA